A stretch of Henckelia pumila isolate YLH828 chromosome 4, ASM3356847v2, whole genome shotgun sequence DNA encodes these proteins:
- the LOC140861801 gene encoding S-protein homolog 3-like, which yields MDLWKDDQDLKKISSEVVEVGYYLECRKNHAPSIVYVGNWLPGNATLAVHCYSMYDDLGLQILGKGQEFTFNFCESILFNTKFYCQTSYWSNELRGQRKLKFLAFSTMWEHEWCRPHRVCYWALSAQGLFFSPTYPPHQFQKFDGWS from the exons ATGGATCTGTGGAAAGATGATCAGGATTTGAAGAAGATCTCGAGTGAGGTAGTAGAAGTGGGTTACTACTTGGAGTGCAGGAAAAACCACGCGCCGAGCATCG TGTACGTGGGAAACTGGCTCCCCGGCAACGCAACGTTGGCCGTGCATTGTTACTCTATGTACGACGACCTCGGGCTTCAAATTCTGGGGAAGGGTCAAGAATTCACTTTTAATTTCTGTGAGAGTATACTTTTCAACACAAAGTTTTACTGCCAAACAAGCTACTGGAGTAATGAGCTGAGGGGTCAAAGGAAACTCAAGTTCCTAGCTTTCAGTACCATGTGGGAACATGAGTGGTGCCGGCCTCATCGTGTTTGCTATTGGGCATTATCCGCTCAAGGCCTTTTCTTTTCTCCCACCTATCCTCCACATCAATTCCAAAAATTTGATGGGTGGAGCTAG